A section of the Rhipicephalus sanguineus isolate Rsan-2018 chromosome 11, BIME_Rsan_1.4, whole genome shotgun sequence genome encodes:
- the LOC125756290 gene encoding uncharacterized protein LOC125756290 — protein MDTQRAMADLPELQRRLLERSRLLGLDPYADAPMRVRDRPSSEQDSGSGDDGEEACAVEAPVSRPRGKTCASGSPYHHPPEPDRLGNTRWIAVTDTVGGRQLRHQKRPLT, from the exons atggacacacagcgggcgatggctgaccttcccgaactacagcgtcgtctgctagagcgGAGTCGGCTGTTAGGCTTAGACCCCTACGCCGACGCACCCATGCGGGTGCGAGACCGGCCATCGTCAGAGCAAGACagcggcagcggcgacgacggtgaAGAAGCCTGCGCCGTGGAGGCACCTGTATCGAGACCACGTGGAAAAACCTGCGCTAGCGGAAGCCCCTACCATCACCCTCCTGAACCCGATCGGCTCGGAAATACGCGCTG gatagcggttacggacaccgtcggcggcagacaactacggcaccaaaaacgaccACTgacatga
- the LOC119375324 gene encoding uncharacterized protein K02A2.6-like, with translation MGRGWMKELGIERCSTMDVNAVLSIQDVIAEYRSVFDDELGTFKGVAAKITLRDNAKPRFFKPRPVPFAMLDHINDELLRMECTGVLRPVKTSEGAALIVPILKRSGQICICRDFKATVNLVSVPEKNAIPRVEDLFAKFSGGEKFATLDLKDAYLQVPLAEESTKLAIISTPRDQDHLENLARVLGRLKEAGLKLKLNKCVFLAPQVKYLGHVVTSAGFHPNPEKMEAVLKAPRPSDVKSLQSYLGLVNFYQRFLSDLSNVLHPLNQLLGTKAPSVWGNDQEQAFQQSKELLASAAVLVHYDPKKPLVLICNA, from the exons ATGGGGCGGGGCTGGATGAAAGAACTGGGAATAGAACGTTGCAGCACAATGGATGTCAACGCAGTGTTGTCTATTCAGGACGTTATTGCGGAGTACCGCAGTGTCTTTGACGACGAACTGGGCACTTTCAAGGGCGTCGCTGCAAAGATCACCCTTCGGGATAATGCGAAGCCTAGGTTTTTTAAACCTCGCCCTGTCCCGTTCGCGATGCTCGATCACATAAATGACGAGCTGCTTCGCATGGAATGCACAGGCGTGCTGCGACCTGTGAAGACCTCTGAGGGGGCTGCACTGATTGTGCCCATTTTGAAACGAAGCGGGCAGATTTGCATCTGCAGGGATTTCAAGGCCACAGTGAACCTAGTAAGTGTACCAGAGAAAAACGCCATACCCAGAGTTGAGGACCTGTTCGCCAAGTTTAGTGGTGGGGAGAAATTCGCGACACTTGACCTGAAGGATGCATATTTACAAGTGCCGCTTGCTGAAGAGTCAACTAAGCTGGCAATAATCAGCACACCAAGAG ACCAGGATCACCTGGAAAACCTGGCCCGAGTGCTAGGCCGCCTGAAGGAGGCTGGACTGAAGCTGAAACTGAACAAGTGTGTGTTTCTTGCCCCACAGGTCAAATACCTGGGTCATGTCGTCACGTCTGCGGGTTTCCACCCAAATCCCGAGAAAATGGAGGCTGTGCTAAAGGCGCCAAGACCAAGTGACGTCAAGTCACTGCAGAGCTACCTTGGGCTAGTGAACTTTTATCAGCGTTTTCTATCCGATTTGTCCAACGTGTTGCATCCTCTAAATCAACTCCTTGGAACCAAGGCACCATCGGTGTGGGGAAATGATCAAGAACAAGCTTTTCAACAAAGCAAGGAGCTACTCGCATCGGCAGCTGTTCTGGTACACTACGATCCCAAGAAGCCCCTGGTGCTGATCTGCAATGCGTAG
- the LOC119375323 gene encoding proteoglycan 4 — MPQKKTTRVLQRGKRNVPGAGDSGLQGEHVASGSTSGHKRKRLSSGGSSSAVSESSGSSAQKKPKLSKGVGNSGGEAKCSDVPAHQGTRTHSAPQGRSKGPTTVQRSEPLGDRSPRYYFRSIRPTANKPQEARSCKPESNTTSTHLQEKRNVPAAANSEQRLEQMANSSRCAGKRKRVPSPSSTSASVCSRNEKRPKPPPSTSRDPRTTTGPKESPKPLSRAEKRALAEQAVCRANYKRFMKEVYPELVKAKSPWAWSGISTTPDGPKSSQRSHTPGKRPLSETAEARLGRPSARPEGAPVGKRSYWYVPKALKDYKPDEKPRETRRYKYRTPDPSSVDDSPIGTVKQPTYNFWQNSGRSWKRSTRPGPELLMESDGVEAAVNSLKAAAAKGSETSSPKAQSPRVCKLLERRGEEPPMPPKGHLSPQVPVRAPGPVTVLLKSCSGELIPVKGTLAVSVRLGSQKCDDLLHVV; from the exons ATGCCACAGAAGAAAACCACGCGCGTGCTTCAGCGGGGAAAGCGGAACGTACCGGGTGCAGGCGATTCCGGGCTACAAGGGGAGCACGTGGCTAGCGGCAGCACGAGTGGCCACAAAAGGAAGCGCCTGTCGTCTGGGGGTTCCAGCTCTGCCGTCTCGGAGTCCAGTGGCAGCAGTGCCCAAAAGAAACCCAAGCTCTCGAAAGGTGTTGGGAACTCCGGTGGGGAGGCAAAGTGCTCAGATGTTCCTGCACATCAAGGAACGCGAACACACAGTGCCCCCCAAGGCCGAAGTAAAGGTCCCACCACAGTTCAAAGGAGTGAGCCCCTAGGGGATCGCTCGCCTCGCTACTATTTTCGGAGTATCAGACCCACTGCAAATAAGCCACAAGAAGCAAGATCATGCAAGCCCGAGAGCAACACCACGAGCACGCATCTACAAGAAAAGCGGAATGTACCGGCCGCAGCCAATTCAGAGCAAAGACTCGAACAGATGGCTAACAGCAGCAGGTGTGCGGGAAAGAGGAAGCGCGTGCCGTCTCCGAGTTCAACGAGCGCTTCAGTCTGCTCTCGGAACGAGAAACGACCCAAGCCGCCTCCGTCGACCTCTCGGGACCCTCGGACCACCACGGGCCCGAAGGAATCGCCGAAACCGCTTAGCCGTGCCGAGAAACGAGCCCTCGCCGAGCAGGCGGTTTGCCGTGCAAATTATAAGCGTTTTATGAAAGAAGTGTATCCGGAACTCGTAAAAGCAAAAAGCCCGTGGGCCTGGTCAGGAATTTCCACCACTCCAGATGGCCCAAAATCCTCGCAGCGCTCTCACACGCCCGGGAAGCGCCCACTCTCGGAGACCGCCGAGGCTAGGCTCGGCAGGCCCAGCGCTCGTCCCGAAGGGGCACCTGTGGGAAAGAGAAGCTACTGGTACGTGCCTAAAGCACTGAAAGATTACAAACCTGACGAGAAACCTCGTGAGACGCGAAGGTACAAGTATCGAACGCCGGATCCCTCATCAGTGGACGACTCTCCCATCGGAACTGTTAAACAACCCACGTACAATTTCTGGCAGAATTCGGGGAGATCTTGGAAAAGAAGCACTCGGCCTGGGCCAGAGCTTTTGATGGAGAGTGACGGAGTGGAGGCTGCTGTCAACAGTCTGAAGGCTGCGGCCGCAAAAGGTTCAGAGACGAGCTCCCCAAAGGCTCAGAGTCCCAGGGTCTGCAAGCTGCTCGAAAGGCGCGGCGAGGAACCCCCTATGCCACCCAAAG GACACCTTTCGCCGCAAGTTCCAGTCCGCGCGCCTGGACCCGTCACTGTCCTGTTGAAAAGCTGTTCGGGCGAGCTCATTCCTGTCAAAGGAACCCTGGCTGTATCCGTGCGGCTTGGCAGCCAGAAGTGCGACGATCTGCTGCACGTCGTCTAG